A single Macaca mulatta isolate MMU2019108-1 chromosome 11, T2T-MMU8v2.0, whole genome shotgun sequence DNA region contains:
- the UQCC6 gene encoding ubiquinol-cytochrome c reductase complex assembly factor 6 isoform X1: protein MPAGVPMFTYLKMLTASLLAMCAGAEVVHRYYRPELTIPEIPPKPGELKTELLGLKERKHKPQVSQQEELK, encoded by the exons ATGCCCGCGGGCGTGCCCATGTTCACCTACCTGAAAATGCTGACAGCCAGTCTCCTGGCCATGTGCGCAGGGGCAGAAGTGGTGCACAGATACTACCGACCGGAGCTG aCAATACCTGAAATTCCACCAAAGCCTGGAGAACTCAAAACGGAGCTTTTGggactgaaagaaagaaaacacaaacctCAAGTTTCTCAACAGGAGGAACTTAAATAA